From Syntrophorhabdus sp., the proteins below share one genomic window:
- a CDS encoding ATP-binding cassette domain-containing protein — MMDKNGHILTISSVTKTFEGVRALDDVSFNVRSGDIKALIGPNGAGKTTLLNAVSGLNPPTHGSVLFEGRDVVGLRTDQIASLGMSR; from the coding sequence ATGATGGATAAGAACGGACACATACTGACTATCAGCAGCGTGACCAAGACTTTCGAGGGGGTCAGGGCCCTCGACGACGTGAGCTTCAACGTCCGATCGGGCGATATCAAGGCACTCATCGGCCCCAACGGCGCCGGCAAGACAACCCTCCTCAATGCCGTCAGCGGGCTGAACCCCCCGACGCACGGCTCCGTCCTTTTTGAGGGCCGTGATGTCGTCGGATTGAGGACCGACCAGATCGCCTCGCTGGGCATGTCCCG